A region of Desulfovibrio sp. TomC DNA encodes the following proteins:
- the atpD gene encoding F0F1 ATP synthase subunit beta codes for MSATSGNVGKIVQVIGAVIDVEFPEGKLPNILNALDIKNVNNEFATDLVVEVAQHLGDNVVRCIAMDSTDGLVRGMTAIDSGAAIRVPVGKGALGRILNVVGRPVDEMGPVDSSAMWPIHRSAPAFVDQSTSIELLETGIKVIDLLIPFPKGGKLGLFGGAGVGKTVVLMELINNIAKHHGGLSVFAGVGERTREGNDLYNEFKEAGILSKASLVYGQMNEPPGARARVALTALTCAEYFRDEEGQDVLLFIDNIFRFTQAGSEVSALLGRMPSAVGYQPTLSTDLGALQERITSTKKGSITSVQAVYVPADDLTDPAPATTFSHLDGTLVLSRQIAELGIYPAVDPLDSTSRILDPLVLGAEHYATAREVQSSLQKYKDLQDIIAILGMDELSDDDKLTVARARKIQRFLSQPFFVAAQFTGKEGRYVKLEDTIKGFRAIIDGKHDDIPEGAFYMVGDINEAVENAKKG; via the coding sequence ATGAGCGCGACAAGCGGAAATGTCGGAAAAATCGTGCAGGTCATCGGCGCCGTTATCGACGTCGAATTTCCCGAGGGCAAACTGCCGAATATCTTGAATGCCCTCGACATCAAGAACGTTAACAATGAATTCGCTACCGACCTCGTGGTCGAAGTGGCCCAGCACCTCGGCGACAACGTCGTGCGCTGCATCGCCATGGACTCCACCGACGGTCTGGTGCGCGGCATGACCGCCATCGACTCCGGCGCGGCCATCCGCGTTCCGGTCGGCAAGGGCGCCCTTGGCCGCATCCTGAACGTCGTCGGCCGTCCCGTGGACGAAATGGGCCCGGTTGACAGCTCGGCCATGTGGCCGATCCACCGTTCGGCTCCGGCCTTCGTGGATCAGTCCACCAGCATCGAGCTGCTCGAAACCGGCATCAAGGTCATCGACCTGCTCATCCCCTTCCCCAAGGGCGGCAAGCTCGGCCTGTTCGGCGGCGCCGGCGTCGGCAAGACCGTCGTTCTCATGGAGCTCATCAACAACATCGCCAAGCACCACGGCGGTCTGTCCGTGTTCGCCGGCGTCGGTGAGCGTACCCGTGAAGGCAACGACCTTTACAACGAGTTCAAAGAAGCCGGCATTCTGAGCAAAGCCTCGCTTGTCTACGGTCAGATGAACGAGCCTCCGGGAGCCCGCGCCCGCGTCGCCCTGACCGCTCTGACCTGCGCCGAGTACTTCCGCGACGAGGAAGGCCAGGACGTGTTGCTGTTTATCGACAACATCTTCCGGTTCACCCAGGCCGGTTCCGAAGTGTCGGCCCTTCTTGGCCGCATGCCTTCCGCGGTCGGTTACCAGCCGACCCTGAGCACCGACCTTGGCGCTCTCCAGGAACGCATCACCTCCACCAAGAAAGGCTCCATCACCTCGGTCCAGGCCGTTTACGTGCCCGCCGATGACTTGACCGACCCCGCCCCTGCCACCACGTTCTCCCACTTGGACGGCACGCTGGTTCTGTCCCGTCAGATCGCCGAGCTCGGCATCTACCCCGCGGTGGATCCGCTTGACTCCACCTCGCGCATCCTGGACCCGCTGGTCCTTGGCGCCGAGCATTACGCCACGGCCCGCGAAGTCCAGTCGAGCCTCCAGAAGTACAAGGATCTCCAGGACATCATCGCGATCCTCGGTATGGACGAACTGTCCGACGACGACAAGCTGACCGTTGCCCGCGCTCGTAAGATCCAGCGCTTCCTGTCGCAGCCCTTCTTCGTTGCCGCCCAGTTCACCGGCAAGGAAGGCCGCTACGTGAAGCTTGAGGACACCATCAAGGGCTTCCGCGCCATCATCGACGGCAAGCATGACGACATCCCCGAGGGCGCGTTCTACATGGTCGGCGACATCAACGAGGCCGTTGAAAACGCCAAGAAAGGATAA
- the glmU gene encoding bifunctional UDP-N-acetylglucosamine diphosphorylase/glucosamine-1-phosphate N-acetyltransferase GlmU, which produces MAQRIGALVLAAGKGTRMKSDAPKVLKTLLGKPMLWYVEQALAILCGQAVYTVVGHRAESVEAVFPELAGRFVRQTEQLGTGHALATALPVLAAAGLDHVLVVNGDAPLVTAESLQRFRDAALAAKADVAFVSIELPDPAAYGRVVRQGDAVRIVEAKDFDPALHGPATGEINAGVYLVRLAVVAPLLAELSNDNKSGEYYITDLIGLAQAAGLRVLPVNRGADEAYLGINSPRELVGAEEILRRRIVDAHIDAGVVVRAADSVRIGPEVAIAPGVELCGPLELSGETRIKAGATLASHGVLLDAEVGEDVVIHSFCHLEKARVDAGCQVGPYARLRPGAVMEERARVGNFVEMKKSVLGPGAKANHLTYLGDAVIGAGSNIGAGTITCNYDGVHKHQTVIGERAFIGSNSALVAPVTIGNDALVGAGSVITSDVADGMLALGRGRQVTKARK; this is translated from the coding sequence ATGGCACAGCGTATCGGAGCATTGGTCCTGGCCGCCGGCAAGGGCACCCGTATGAAAAGCGACGCCCCCAAGGTGCTCAAAACCCTGCTTGGCAAACCCATGCTCTGGTATGTCGAGCAGGCCCTGGCGATTTTGTGCGGCCAAGCGGTCTATACGGTGGTCGGCCACCGGGCCGAGTCCGTGGAAGCCGTCTTTCCGGAACTGGCCGGCCGCTTCGTGCGCCAGACCGAACAGCTCGGCACCGGCCATGCCCTGGCCACGGCCCTGCCGGTTCTGGCCGCCGCCGGCCTTGACCATGTGCTGGTGGTCAACGGCGATGCGCCGCTGGTGACGGCCGAGAGTCTGCAACGGTTTCGTGACGCCGCCCTGGCTGCCAAGGCCGACGTCGCCTTTGTCTCCATCGAGCTGCCCGATCCTGCCGCCTACGGCCGGGTGGTGCGCCAGGGGGACGCGGTACGGATTGTCGAGGCCAAGGATTTTGACCCGGCGCTCCACGGACCGGCCACGGGCGAAATCAACGCCGGGGTCTACCTTGTGCGTCTGGCCGTTGTCGCGCCGCTTCTGGCCGAGCTGTCTAACGACAACAAGAGCGGCGAATACTACATCACCGACCTGATCGGGCTGGCCCAGGCCGCCGGGCTGCGGGTGCTGCCGGTCAACCGGGGGGCGGACGAGGCCTATCTTGGCATCAACAGCCCGCGGGAACTGGTCGGGGCCGAAGAAATTTTACGCCGGCGCATTGTCGACGCCCATATCGACGCCGGGGTGGTGGTGCGGGCGGCCGACAGCGTGCGCATCGGTCCGGAGGTCGCCATTGCCCCGGGCGTGGAGCTGTGCGGGCCGTTGGAACTCTCCGGTGAAACCCGCATCAAGGCCGGAGCGACGCTGGCCTCCCACGGCGTGCTCCTTGACGCCGAGGTTGGCGAAGACGTCGTGATCCATTCCTTTTGCCATCTGGAAAAGGCCCGGGTGGACGCCGGCTGCCAGGTCGGCCCCTATGCCCGGCTGCGCCCGGGGGCGGTCATGGAAGAACGGGCGCGGGTCGGCAATTTCGTCGAGATGAAGAAATCCGTGCTTGGTCCCGGAGCCAAGGCCAATCATCTGACCTATCTGGGCGACGCCGTGATCGGGGCCGGGTCCAATATCGGAGCCGGCACCATTACCTGCAATTACGACGGAGTGCACAAGCACCAGACGGTCATTGGCGAGCGGGCCTTCATCGGTTCCAACTCCGCCCTGGTTGCGCCGGTGACCATCGGCAACGACGCCCTTGTCGGGGCCGGTTCCGTGATTACTTCCGATGTAGCGGACGGGATGTTGGCCCTGGGCCGGGGCCGGCAGGTGACCAAAGCCCGAAAATGA
- a CDS encoding cell division protein ZapA, whose translation MPSYSLSIMGLELSFKTDAGPERVSAAKELVEQRYNLLKAGGKTLGKEKLLAFVALGLADDMLMSNQQLDHLHDRVDNLLHKID comes from the coding sequence ATGCCCAGTTATTCACTGTCCATAATGGGCCTTGAGCTGTCGTTTAAGACAGATGCCGGACCGGAGCGCGTAAGTGCCGCCAAGGAATTGGTGGAGCAACGATATAACTTGCTTAAAGCGGGCGGGAAAACGCTCGGCAAGGAGAAATTGCTGGCCTTTGTCGCTTTAGGTCTGGCTGACGATATGTTGATGTCGAACCAGCAACTTGACCATCTGCATGATCGGGTGGACAATCTGCTGCATAAGATAGATTGA
- a CDS encoding F0F1 ATP synthase subunit epsilon — protein sequence MAQLRLEIVTPDKLVLSQDVDYVGAPGLLGEFGIMANHIPFLSALGIGSLMYKLDGKAHYVFIAGGFAEVSGNKVTILAEVAERPEDIDIERARKAQDRAKQRVERERDKVDFARAQAAMQRAFYRMRVRENAGTIAASTH from the coding sequence ATGGCCCAACTCCGCCTTGAAATCGTCACCCCGGACAAGCTTGTCTTGTCCCAGGATGTTGACTACGTGGGCGCTCCGGGTCTGCTCGGTGAATTCGGCATCATGGCAAACCACATCCCGTTTCTGTCGGCCCTTGGCATCGGCAGCCTGATGTACAAGCTCGACGGGAAGGCGCACTACGTCTTCATTGCCGGCGGGTTTGCCGAAGTGTCCGGGAACAAGGTCACCATTCTGGCCGAGGTTGCCGAACGCCCCGAGGACATCGACATCGAGCGCGCCCGCAAGGCCCAGGATCGGGCCAAACAGCGCGTCGAGCGTGAACGCGACAAGGTTGACTTCGCCCGGGCCCAGGCCGCCATGCAGCGTGCGTTCTACCGCATGCGCGTGCGCGAAAACGCCGGGACCATTGCCGCTTCGACGCACTAA
- the atpA gene encoding F0F1 ATP synthase subunit alpha yields MQIKAEEISQIIEQQIQHYESRVEMSETGTVLSVGDQIARVYGVQNAMAMELLEFPGGVMGLVLNLEEDNVGVALLGEDTHIKEGDPVKRTGKIFSVPVGDAVTGRVIDPLGSPIDGLGPIEAKEVRNVEIKAPGIIARKSVHEPMYTGLKAVDAMTPIGRGQRELIIGDRQTGKTAVCIDAILAQKGQGVFCFYVAIGQKKSTVALVAETLRRYGAMEYTTIISATASEPASLQFMAAYSGCTMAEFHRDNGRHALIIYDDLSKQAVSYRQMALLLRRPPGREAYPGDVFYLHSRLLERAAKLSDALGAGSLTALPIIETQAGDVSAYIPTNVISITDGQVYLEPNLFNAGIRPAINVGLSVSRVGGAAQVKAMKQVAGTLRLDLAQYRELAAFAQFGSDLDKGTQLKLNRGMRMVELLKQPQYKPMSVAEQVISLFAGTRGFMDDVPVESVRKFEEGLQEYFANAKSDILNEIREKKALDDGLIAKLGAAIDEFKKGFKA; encoded by the coding sequence ATGCAAATCAAAGCGGAAGAGATCAGCCAGATCATCGAACAGCAGATTCAGCACTATGAGTCTCGCGTCGAGATGAGCGAGACTGGCACTGTGCTGTCCGTCGGCGACCAGATCGCCCGCGTCTACGGCGTCCAGAACGCCATGGCCATGGAGCTTCTGGAATTCCCGGGCGGCGTCATGGGTCTGGTGCTCAACCTGGAAGAGGACAACGTCGGTGTGGCCCTTCTTGGTGAAGACACCCACATTAAAGAAGGCGACCCGGTCAAGCGTACCGGCAAGATCTTCTCGGTGCCCGTCGGCGACGCCGTCACCGGCCGCGTCATCGATCCCCTGGGAAGCCCCATCGACGGTCTTGGCCCCATTGAAGCCAAGGAAGTCCGCAACGTCGAAATCAAGGCCCCCGGCATCATCGCCCGTAAGTCGGTCCACGAGCCGATGTACACCGGCCTCAAAGCCGTCGACGCCATGACCCCCATCGGTCGCGGCCAGCGCGAACTGATCATCGGCGACCGCCAGACCGGCAAGACCGCTGTCTGCATCGACGCCATCCTGGCCCAGAAGGGACAGGGCGTGTTCTGCTTCTACGTCGCCATCGGCCAGAAGAAGTCCACGGTTGCCCTGGTTGCCGAAACCCTGCGTCGTTACGGCGCCATGGAATACACCACCATCATCTCGGCCACCGCTTCCGAGCCGGCCTCGCTCCAGTTCATGGCCGCCTACTCCGGTTGCACCATGGCGGAGTTCCACCGCGACAACGGCCGCCACGCCCTGATCATCTATGACGATCTTTCCAAGCAGGCCGTCAGCTACCGCCAGATGGCCCTGCTGCTTCGTCGTCCCCCCGGACGTGAAGCCTACCCCGGCGACGTTTTCTACCTCCACTCCCGTTTGCTGGAGCGCGCCGCCAAGTTGTCCGATGCCCTGGGAGCCGGTTCGCTGACCGCTCTGCCCATCATCGAGACCCAGGCGGGCGACGTGTCGGCCTACATCCCGACCAACGTCATCTCCATCACCGACGGACAGGTTTACCTCGAGCCGAACCTGTTTAACGCCGGTATCCGTCCGGCCATCAACGTCGGTCTGTCGGTCTCCCGCGTCGGCGGCGCCGCCCAGGTCAAGGCCATGAAGCAGGTCGCCGGCACGCTGCGTCTCGACCTCGCCCAGTACCGCGAACTGGCCGCATTTGCCCAGTTCGGTTCCGATCTGGACAAGGGCACCCAGTTGAAGCTCAATCGCGGCATGCGCATGGTGGAACTGCTCAAGCAGCCCCAGTACAAGCCCATGAGCGTGGCCGAGCAGGTCATCTCCCTGTTCGCCGGTACCCGCGGCTTCATGGACGACGTGCCGGTCGAGTCCGTGCGCAAGTTCGAAGAAGGCCTGCAGGAGTACTTTGCCAACGCCAAGAGCGACATCCTGAACGAAATTCGGGAGAAAAAGGCGCTCGACGATGGGCTTATCGCCAAGCTTGGCGCGGCCATCGACGAGTTCAAAAAGGGCTTCAAGGCCTAA
- the rny gene encoding ribonuclease Y yields the protein MEFSTIFMGLVGIGLGVPAGYYLDKWISQKTLNEAKTLAERILDEARKEASAHKKEVVLAAQDDLYRQKQELEKEFRDKTQSLDDREEQVRKRRERLEEKQELVVVKETELLAVEKRLTAKERDLEEKSEELSRLADEHDKRLQEVSGLTMEEAKKRLMDEIESKTRHEAARMVRQIEMEAKETADKSGKKILALAIQRYAGDFVGEQTVTAVALPSEEMKGRIIGREGRNIRALEAATGVDLIIDDTPETVILSAFSPLKRQIAKMALERLITDGRIHPARIEDIVKKCEQELDVKIREIGEQATFDSGVHGIHPELVRLLGQLQYRTSYSQNVLQHSLEVASLAGIMAAELGVDIKRAKRAGLLHDIGKAVDHEIEGPHAVIGADLAKKFGESGDILHAIMAHHEDVPPKSILATLVQAADSLSGARPGARKELLESYVKRLEELENLALDFEGVSKAYAIQAGREVRVMVDSENVDDDKTFILCKDIAKRIEDNLTYPGQIRVTVIRERRAVGIAK from the coding sequence ATGGAATTTTCGACCATCTTCATGGGCCTCGTGGGCATCGGCCTGGGCGTGCCGGCCGGCTATTACCTCGATAAATGGATTTCCCAGAAAACGCTCAACGAGGCCAAAACCCTGGCCGAGCGGATTCTCGACGAAGCCCGTAAAGAGGCCTCGGCCCACAAGAAAGAAGTTGTCCTGGCTGCCCAGGACGATCTGTACCGGCAAAAACAGGAACTGGAAAAAGAGTTCCGCGACAAGACCCAGTCCCTGGACGACCGGGAAGAACAGGTGCGCAAACGCCGCGAACGCCTGGAGGAAAAGCAGGAGCTGGTTGTTGTCAAGGAAACCGAGCTGCTCGCCGTTGAAAAGCGCCTGACCGCCAAGGAGCGCGACCTCGAGGAAAAGAGCGAGGAACTCTCGCGCCTGGCCGACGAACACGACAAGCGCCTCCAGGAAGTGTCCGGCCTGACCATGGAAGAGGCCAAAAAGCGGCTCATGGACGAGATCGAGTCCAAGACCCGCCACGAAGCCGCCCGCATGGTCCGCCAGATCGAGATGGAAGCCAAGGAAACCGCAGATAAAAGCGGCAAGAAGATCCTGGCCCTGGCCATCCAGCGCTATGCCGGCGATTTCGTGGGCGAACAGACCGTGACCGCCGTGGCCCTGCCTTCCGAAGAAATGAAGGGCCGCATCATCGGCCGCGAAGGTCGCAACATCCGCGCCCTGGAAGCCGCCACCGGCGTCGATCTCATCATCGACGACACCCCGGAAACCGTCATCCTCTCAGCCTTTTCGCCGCTCAAGCGCCAGATCGCCAAGATGGCCCTGGAGCGCCTCATCACCGATGGCCGCATCCACCCCGCCCGCATCGAAGACATCGTCAAGAAGTGCGAGCAGGAACTCGACGTCAAGATCCGCGAGATCGGCGAGCAGGCCACCTTCGACTCCGGCGTCCACGGCATCCATCCCGAGCTCGTGCGCCTTTTAGGCCAGCTGCAATACCGGACCAGCTATTCTCAAAACGTGCTCCAGCACTCCCTGGAAGTGGCCTCCCTGGCCGGCATCATGGCCGCCGAACTGGGCGTGGACATCAAGCGGGCCAAACGCGCCGGGCTGCTCCACGACATCGGCAAGGCCGTGGACCACGAAATCGAAGGCCCCCATGCCGTCATCGGCGCGGATCTGGCCAAGAAGTTCGGCGAATCCGGCGACATTCTCCACGCCATCATGGCCCACCATGAGGACGTGCCGCCCAAGTCCATCCTGGCCACCCTGGTCCAGGCCGCCGACAGCCTGTCCGGAGCCCGTCCCGGCGCGCGCAAGGAACTGCTGGAGAGCTACGTCAAGCGTCTGGAAGAGCTTGAGAATCTGGCTCTTGATTTCGAGGGCGTGTCCAAGGCCTACGCCATCCAGGCCGGCCGTGAAGTCCGGGTCATGGTGGATTCGGAAAACGTCGACGACGACAAGACGTTTATCCTCTGCAAGGACATCGCCAAACGCATTGAGGACAACCTGACCTATCCCGGCCAGATCCGGGTCACGGTCATCCGCGAACGCCGGGCCGTCGGCATCGCCAAGTAG
- a CDS encoding F0F1 ATP synthase subunit epsilon — protein MARTFALEIVTPDRLVLAKTVESVTATGVAGEFTALPLHVPFLTALSIGSFGYRVAGKTEYVFVSGGFADVSPEKVLILAEAAELPEEIDLDRARKARDRAEARLAVERQEAVDYTRAKAALQRAMARMKLHQVARLPGSAPSGGR, from the coding sequence ATGGCCCGGACCTTTGCCCTTGAGATTGTCACCCCGGACCGGCTGGTGCTGGCCAAGACCGTTGAATCGGTCACGGCCACAGGCGTGGCCGGCGAATTTACCGCCCTGCCGTTGCACGTTCCCTTTCTGACCGCCCTGAGCATTGGATCGTTTGGCTACCGCGTGGCCGGCAAAACAGAGTACGTGTTTGTCAGCGGCGGCTTTGCCGATGTGTCGCCGGAAAAGGTGTTGATTTTGGCTGAAGCGGCTGAACTGCCTGAAGAGATTGATTTGGACCGGGCGCGTAAAGCCAGGGATCGGGCCGAAGCCCGATTGGCGGTCGAGCGGCAGGAGGCCGTGGATTATACCCGGGCCAAAGCGGCCCTGCAGCGGGCCATGGCCCGTATGAAACTGCACCAGGTGGCCCGGTTGCCCGGCTCGGCCCCGTCCGGCGGGCGCTAG
- the zapB gene encoding cell division protein ZapB, protein MDIFDALEQRVEQLVARKKTLEEENAALRAEVARYAEEKKAVAERIDGLLEKLQEELEP, encoded by the coding sequence ATGGACATTTTCGACGCCCTCGAACAACGGGTCGAACAACTCGTTGCGCGTAAAAAGACTCTGGAAGAAGAAAATGCGGCGCTTCGGGCCGAAGTGGCCCGTTATGCCGAAGAGAAAAAGGCCGTCGCCGAGCGCATAGACGGTCTTCTGGAAAAGCTTCAGGAGGAGCTTGAACCCTAA
- a CDS encoding F0F1 ATP synthase subunit gamma, producing the protein MPALKDVKNKINGVTKTKQITKAMNMVASAKLRHAQSRIERFRPYADKFYEMLGELAKGADSSIHPLLEARAEVKTVLMVVITSDRGLCGAFNNNIINAALKVARVKAAEGKEVKIMCVGRKARDSFRRSSFEIVAAYVNEMAAFDFSLATRIGSEVIGGYVGGSYDEVIMAFGKFASLARQEPTLLPVLPLSPAEAGEEVKADGGAKAEYIYEPSVEGLLAELLPRFINVQIYRGLLDTSASEHAARMRSMDNATRNCDDLVSSLTLVYNKARQTAITKELMDIVGGSEALKG; encoded by the coding sequence ATGCCTGCGCTCAAAGACGTCAAGAACAAGATCAACGGGGTCACAAAGACCAAGCAGATCACCAAGGCCATGAACATGGTGGCCTCGGCCAAGCTGCGCCACGCCCAGTCGCGCATCGAGCGGTTTCGCCCCTACGCCGACAAGTTCTACGAGATGCTCGGAGAACTGGCCAAGGGCGCCGACTCCTCGATCCATCCGCTGCTGGAGGCCCGGGCCGAAGTGAAGACCGTCCTTATGGTCGTCATCACGTCCGATCGCGGTCTGTGCGGCGCTTTTAACAACAACATCATTAACGCGGCCCTGAAAGTAGCCCGGGTCAAGGCCGCCGAAGGCAAGGAAGTCAAGATCATGTGCGTGGGCCGCAAGGCCCGCGACAGCTTCCGCCGCTCGAGCTTCGAGATCGTTGCCGCCTACGTCAACGAAATGGCAGCCTTCGACTTCTCCCTGGCCACACGCATCGGTTCCGAAGTCATCGGCGGCTACGTCGGCGGCTCCTACGATGAAGTGATCATGGCCTTCGGGAAGTTTGCCAGCCTCGCCCGTCAGGAACCGACGCTTTTGCCCGTGCTGCCCCTGTCCCCTGCCGAAGCCGGCGAGGAAGTCAAGGCGGATGGCGGAGCCAAGGCCGAGTACATCTACGAACCGTCTGTGGAAGGCTTGCTCGCCGAGTTGCTTCCCCGGTTCATCAATGTCCAGATCTACCGCGGGCTGCTTGACACTTCGGCCAGCGAACACGCTGCCCGTATGCGATCCATGGACAATGCCACCAGGAACTGCGACGACCTCGTCAGCTCGCTTACCCTGGTCTACAACAAGGCCCGGCAAACGGCCATTACCAAGGAACTGATGGACATCGTCGGCGGTTCCGAAGCACTCAAGGGATAA